The following proteins are co-located in the Roseovarius arcticus genome:
- a CDS encoding DUF4917 family protein, producing MPEVIEFQRAIEATDGDDRALLIGNGFSARYFNYQSLLEKSGLDEGTPLRNLFAALTTTDFEAVVRALEGAVVVETAYGNDAHAKELEDHAQKIREALVQAINTTHPKHREDLDPQYTSSAAFLEKFSTVFTLNYDLLLYWVNLEKRILKDGFGLGTPTGSFIGPFSEGAYCHLYNLHGGLHLFDNGAGEILKAVDTGSGVISTITSTIAKKHRFPIYVAEGTSVQKMRKINSIAYLRHCYETLRHSSATIFVYGHSADENDAHIYRAIFTSKAKHIYFGVYKPDDENLKALDGLLAKHQKTAGSDTAYTFFDSESAQVWGA from the coding sequence ATGCCGGAAGTCATTGAATTCCAAAGAGCAATCGAAGCGACCGATGGTGATGATCGCGCTCTTTTGATCGGCAACGGTTTTTCCGCGCGATATTTCAATTACCAGTCGTTGTTAGAAAAGTCTGGCCTCGATGAGGGCACGCCGCTGCGCAACCTGTTCGCCGCACTGACCACTACCGATTTCGAGGCCGTTGTGCGAGCGTTGGAGGGGGCAGTCGTGGTCGAGACCGCCTATGGAAATGACGCACATGCCAAAGAGCTCGAAGACCACGCACAGAAAATCCGCGAGGCTCTAGTTCAGGCCATCAATACGACCCACCCAAAACACCGGGAGGATCTTGACCCCCAATACACGAGCAGCGCCGCCTTCCTAGAGAAATTCTCAACTGTTTTCACGCTCAACTATGACTTGCTCCTCTATTGGGTCAATTTGGAAAAGCGCATTCTGAAGGACGGATTCGGACTCGGCACACCGACGGGTAGCTTCATAGGTCCTTTTTCAGAAGGCGCATACTGCCACCTATATAACCTTCATGGTGGCCTTCATCTCTTCGACAACGGGGCCGGGGAAATCCTGAAAGCGGTAGATACCGGGTCGGGCGTCATCTCAACAATCACAAGCACGATCGCTAAAAAGCATCGTTTCCCAATCTATGTTGCAGAAGGGACCAGCGTGCAGAAGATGCGGAAAATCAATTCCATCGCTTATCTACGTCACTGTTACGAGACCCTTCGGCATAGTTCTGCAACGATTTTTGTTTATGGTCACAGCGCGGATGAAAACGACGCTCATATCTATCGTGCCATTTTTACGTCCAAAGCAAAGCACATATATTTCGGTGTCTACAAACCAGACGACGAAAATCTAAAAGCTTTGGACGGCCTCCTCGCCAAGCACCAAAAAACCGCTGGTTCGGACACTGCATACACCTTCTTTGACAGTGAAAGTGCCCAAGTTTGGGGCGCTTGA
- a CDS encoding HIT family protein, which yields MSGEPVKDGRRIVGYRLAASDLSEQEIAALIELCQQCLSVYIGLRGDCIWGHRGIADGYVPGSVRYEVLKRAKHRCELCGAHEEQSALHVDHIMPRSKGGSDDLSNFQALCVTCNTNKRDRDDTDFRDVLASYGVREEACLFCRIGEDRIIAENQLCYAIRDGFPVTPMHTLVIPKRHVADYFELYQPELNAIQALLKEQREQILAADPAVTGFNVGINAGAEAGQTIFHVHVHLIPRRKGDVAEPRGGVRGVIPEKQKY from the coding sequence ATGTCCGGAGAGCCGGTCAAAGATGGACGACGAATTGTCGGATACAGGCTGGCGGCCAGCGATCTGTCTGAGCAGGAAATTGCTGCACTCATTGAACTCTGCCAGCAATGTCTGTCCGTCTATATCGGCCTGCGAGGCGATTGCATTTGGGGGCACCGCGGCATTGCGGATGGCTATGTTCCTGGCTCGGTCCGGTATGAGGTGCTCAAGCGCGCCAAGCACCGTTGTGAGCTTTGCGGGGCCCATGAAGAACAGTCTGCCCTGCATGTCGATCATATCATGCCACGTTCCAAAGGCGGCAGCGACGACTTGAGCAACTTTCAGGCGCTCTGCGTCACATGCAACACGAACAAACGAGACAGGGACGATACCGATTTCCGGGACGTGCTGGCCTCCTATGGCGTCAGAGAGGAGGCCTGTCTTTTTTGCAGGATCGGCGAAGACAGGATCATCGCCGAGAACCAGCTCTGCTACGCGATCCGTGACGGATTTCCCGTTACCCCAATGCACACGCTGGTCATCCCCAAGCGGCATGTGGCCGATTACTTCGAGCTCTATCAGCCCGAGTTGAACGCGATCCAGGCGTTGCTCAAGGAACAGCGCGAGCAAATTCTTGCCGCGGACCCCGCCGTCACCGGCTTCAATGTCGGGATCAACGCCGGGGCCGAGGCCGGTCAGACCATCTTCCATGTCCATGTCCACCTAATCCCGCGTCGGAAGGGGGACGTGGCAGAGCCCCGCGGTGGCGTGCGTGGGGTCATTCCTGAAAAGCAGAAGTATTAG
- a CDS encoding HNH endonuclease: MHSRGGATGGRPARNTEYEEALLTIIRRLRAQDTGTNSTIGRVLLDSTVARHSSKVARTLATSDELTGLPDEDVAKLIRQRAKRWGQKLNSKGGNSTKALRFEISGRSLSSIRTTLKLMKWSVEEASPTIIERLPSDQLRKVARDHIRRSIERILAGEDVPNFSESTDYDVLLPDGTRLAPKKVFGLALEEALGIEAFPQHFSSGFSQPCFEIIQAAGFHIVGKPSESLSSEAMQQALRDIPLDDGDRSAIEGNPKIVVHIQRERASGLSRQKKAAFVREHGELFCERCGFRPVSTYGPYVGDSCIEVHHALIQVKDMVPGHETKLEDLQCLCANCHRVTHREMALGIAANS; the protein is encoded by the coding sequence TTGCATAGCCGTGGTGGGGCAACTGGTGGCAGGCCCGCCAGAAACACAGAATACGAAGAAGCTTTACTAACAATCATCCGGCGACTTCGCGCGCAAGATACGGGCACCAATTCGACTATTGGACGCGTACTTCTGGATAGCACCGTGGCCCGACACAGCTCGAAAGTCGCCCGCACGCTCGCAACTTCAGATGAACTTACCGGGCTGCCTGATGAGGATGTTGCGAAGTTGATTCGGCAGAGAGCAAAGCGTTGGGGACAGAAACTGAATTCAAAAGGCGGGAACTCCACAAAAGCGCTGCGTTTCGAGATATCCGGGCGCTCTCTTTCAAGCATTCGTACCACTCTCAAACTGATGAAGTGGTCAGTCGAGGAAGCCTCGCCGACAATAATTGAACGGCTGCCAAGTGATCAACTCAGAAAGGTTGCTCGCGATCACATTCGGCGATCGATTGAGCGAATTCTGGCCGGTGAGGATGTGCCCAATTTTTCGGAGTCGACGGACTACGATGTTCTGCTCCCTGACGGCACGCGGCTTGCTCCAAAGAAAGTTTTTGGCCTTGCCCTGGAGGAGGCTCTCGGCATTGAAGCATTCCCGCAGCATTTCAGCTCAGGGTTCAGCCAGCCATGCTTTGAGATCATCCAAGCTGCTGGATTTCACATTGTTGGGAAACCTAGCGAATCGCTTTCTTCAGAAGCGATGCAGCAGGCACTGCGGGACATTCCACTAGATGACGGCGACAGATCAGCGATCGAAGGCAACCCAAAGATCGTTGTCCACATACAGCGCGAACGCGCGAGTGGGCTGTCGCGACAGAAAAAGGCTGCGTTCGTCCGTGAGCACGGAGAGCTATTTTGCGAACGATGCGGCTTCCGACCCGTATCGACCTATGGGCCATATGTAGGCGACTCTTGCATAGAGGTTCATCATGCGCTGATCCAAGTGAAAGACATGGTTCCTGGGCACGAGACAAAGCTGGAAGATTTGCAGTGTCTCTGTGCGAATTGCCATCGGGTCACGCATCGTGAAATGGCGTTGGGCATCGCCGCAAATTCATAG
- a CDS encoding IS6 family transposase, which yields MTKPSPFRYSKTSPEIIRLAVMLYVRFPLSLRNVEDLLHERGIDVSHETVRFWWNRFGPMFAAEIRRNRASRMRAHSNWQWHLDEVFVKINGETHYLWRAVDHEGEVLESYVTKRRDRKAALKFLKKSMKRYGNPEIIVTDRLRSYGAAMKVIGIAPKQETGRWLNNRAENSHLPFRRRERAMLRFRQMQSLQKFVAVHSSIRNHFNQERHLYSRSNFKLNRTAALSEWRQLGVA from the coding sequence ATGACAAAACCCAGCCCCTTTCGCTATTCCAAAACATCACCCGAGATCATCCGCCTAGCGGTGATGCTGTATGTCCGGTTTCCACTTTCGCTTCGCAACGTCGAAGACCTCCTGCATGAGCGCGGCATCGACGTCAGCCATGAAACGGTGCGGTTCTGGTGGAACAGATTTGGACCGATGTTTGCAGCCGAAATCCGTCGTAATCGGGCGAGCCGGATGCGGGCGCACTCGAACTGGCAATGGCACCTAGACGAGGTTTTCGTGAAGATTAATGGTGAGACGCATTATCTGTGGCGCGCCGTCGACCACGAAGGCGAAGTGCTGGAAAGCTATGTTACCAAACGCCGGGATCGCAAAGCAGCATTGAAATTCCTAAAGAAATCAATGAAGCGATACGGCAATCCAGAAATCATCGTGACCGATAGATTGCGCTCCTATGGCGCCGCAATGAAGGTCATCGGCATTGCACCGAAACAGGAAACAGGCCGCTGGTTGAACAACAGGGCCGAGAATTCGCATCTGCCGTTTCGACGACGAGAACGGGCGATGCTCCGCTTTCGGCAGATGCAAAGTTTGCAAAAATTTGTCGCCGTCCATTCTTCAATTCGCAACCATTTCAACCAGGAGCGCCACCTTTACTCACGGAGCAATTTCAAGCTGAACCGAACCGCTGCTCTCTCCGAGTGGCGCCAGTTGGGCGTGGCATAA